From a region of the Odontesthes bonariensis isolate fOdoBon6 chromosome 4, fOdoBon6.hap1, whole genome shotgun sequence genome:
- the LOC142378721 gene encoding CMRF35-like molecule 3, with amino-acid sequence MWSFQNLLSILCTLLSCVTSAAGVIHVFGYEGRDVQVSCSYESGYEDYEKYLCKNNCGNSDVLLTTSERNKTKYSIYDDKKTRIFTTTISDLRSIDAGKYWCGVTKTGKDFYTEVQLETTKDSCCEDVIKL; translated from the exons ATGTGGAGTTTTCAAAACcttctgtccatcctctgcA CTCTTCTGAGTTGTGTGACCAGTGCAGCAGGAGTGATCCATGTGTTTGGATATGAGGGCAGAGATGTTCAGGTTTCCTGCTCCTATGAGTCTGGTTATGAGGATTATGAGAAGTACCTGTGTAAGAACAACTGTGGCAACAGTGATGTTCTTCTTACAACATCTGAGAGAAATAAAACCAAATACTCCATCTATGATGACAAGAAGACAAGAATCTTCACAACGACCATCTCTGATCTTCGTTCTATCGATGCTGGGAAATACTGGTGTGGGGTGACAAAGACTGGAAAGGATTTTTACACCGAAGTACAACTAGAAACAACAAAAG ACAGCTGCTGTGAAGATGTGATTAAACTCTAA
- the tekt4 gene encoding tektin-4: MSSEVIVSRPHYDSRAVAQGVQKEGPPVEPDIPQLSSGSATAGYRSAKYMPAEWFSNYQTILEQAGTDHHESESIQRQSRTLNQDTEAATFKTQTKGTCLLGERLQEIHYWKSELQRHIEQLQADTESLLALKTRLERALDATETPYAIATDNLNCRARRLGPDLVRDTVEEELLKEVDLIRSVQALLKRTTAQVVSQIKMNREAKQTLELDWSDKYQAYSFDDHGGRHCNTSPDTQQHPSSAAMQEHVCNPSSWTKYTQDNLSKAMQEEQATNSLRVLVERMLQDTTEDLRVQCSSVDQAFSQRCVELSEAKTQLDMKLTQILEQIGAQERNIVALQQAIHNKEAPLRVAQSRLYLRSLRPNMELCRDQPQLSLEGEVRQIDAFLASLNQKLSKARSSLSHLEESQMVLKKDIKCKSHSLFIDRDKCMTHRKRYPTVSALSGF, translated from the exons ATGAGTTCCGAAGTTATAGTGTCACGGCCGCACTACGACAGCAGAGCTGTAGCTCAAGGAGTCCAAAAGGAAGGTCCACCTGTGGAGCCAGACATCCCTCAGCTGTCCTCAGGCTCAGCCACCGCAGGGTACCGCTCAGCAAAATACATGCCAGCTGAATGGTTCTCCAACTACCAAACCATACTAGAACAGGCTGGTACCGACCATCACGAATCTGAGAGCATCCAGCGACAGTCCAGAACTTTGAACCAGGACACAGAAGCAGCCACTTTCAAGACCCAGACCAAGGGAACTTGTCTTCTGGGAGAGAGACTACAAGAGATCCACTACTGGAAGTCAGAGCTGCAGCGGCACATTGAGCAGCTGCAGGCCGACACAGAGTCACTGCTGGCCTTAAAGACGCGGCTGGAGAGGGCGCTGGATGCCACTGAGACTCCTTATGCCATCGCCACTGATAATCTGAACTGCAGGGCGAGAAGACTGGGACCAGACCTTGTCAGAGACACCGTGGAAGAGGAGCTGCTGAAG GAGGTGGACTTGATCAGGAGTGTCCAGGCTCTTCTGAAGAGAACTACAGCTCAGGTTGTCAGTCAAATCAA GATGAACAGAGAGGCCAAGCAGACACTGGAGTTGGACTGGTCTGATAAGTACCAGGCCTACAGCTTTGATGACCACGGTGGTAGGCACTGTAACACAAGTCCAGATACACAGCAGCACCCCAGCTCAGCCGCCATGCAGGAGCA TGTGTGTAACCCCTCATCATGGACCAAATATACACAGGACAACCTGTCCAAGGCCATGCAGGAGGAACAAGCCACAAACAGCCTCAG GGTGCTGGTGGAGCGAATGCTGCAGGACACCACTGAAGATCTGAGAGTACAGTGCTCCAGTGTGGATCAAGCCTTCAGCCAGCGCTGTGTGGAGCTTAGTGaggccaaaactcagctggacaTGAAGCTCACTCAG ATTTTGGAACAAATCGGAGCCCAGGAGAGGAACATCGTTGCTCTACAGCAGGCCATCCACAACAAAGAGGCTCCACTGCGAGTAGCTCAGTCCAGACTTTACCTTCGCTCCCTCAGACCCAACATGGAGCTCTGCAGGGATCAACCCCAGCTTAG TTTGGAAGGAGAGGTGAGACAAATTGATGCCTTCCTGGCGTCACTGAACCAGAAGCTGAGCAAAGCCAGAAGCtccctgtcccacctggaggaGTCACAGATGGTACTTAAGAAGGACATAAAGTGTAAAAGCCAT